One window of the Runella slithyformis DSM 19594 genome contains the following:
- a CDS encoding carboxy terminal-processing peptidase, protein MKSFLIALAPVLLLSLQPDDSRSRVVPSRPFAVSDDDLKPTLTQEKVEAYVTKIFSGYHYRKFNVNDSLSSKMYDNYLSDIDRGKLYFLASDAQYFEKYRTQLDEALNNGDLTAAYDIYNTFRKRYRERSNYITKLLANPKFDFTVDESFNTDREKATWAKNTEELDEIWRKLLKNEALELKLSGKADSSVVTLLRDRYKNRERNLGRFRSEQVFQMYMNAFCEVLDPHTRYFSPTDSDRFKQDMYQALEGIGAVLREDGNYIKVVEVVPGGPAFKDKRLKKDDRIIGVAQGDEGKFEDIVGWYVDDAVKKIKGAKGTTVRLQVLAGDALANDPPKEIRLVREKVNLQTSRARKEIVTLNQNKHDYKIGIINIPSFYRDFEGAGKRDKDFASTTRDVQKIIDSLKAENVEGIVIDLRNNGGGSLTEAISLTGLFIPKGPVVQVRESSGDTEVQTDPDPSVTYDGPIAVLINRFSASASEIFAAAIQDYKRGIILGEQTYGKGTVQTMVDLNQWIKDTDKLGQINITVAKFYRINGSSTQRKGVSPDIEFPSAFSAEEYGESSQPTALPWDQIATARFDLSKALNEKQVAKLKEKYQQRLKSETEMKTFVDELELFRKARENTVVSLQETKRKKEREEAEKKRAALKKLETEEEVDDDESTTPAKAADKKKKDIYMNETNRILADYIALSKSPSVAKR, encoded by the coding sequence ATGAAAAGCTTTTTAATCGCCTTAGCTCCGGTGTTGCTGCTGAGTCTGCAACCCGACGACTCGCGTTCGCGGGTAGTGCCCTCCCGTCCCTTCGCCGTTTCGGACGATGACCTCAAACCTACCCTGACGCAGGAGAAAGTCGAGGCGTACGTGACAAAAATCTTTTCGGGCTACCATTACCGCAAATTTAACGTCAACGATTCGCTGTCGTCAAAAATGTATGACAACTACCTCAGCGACATCGACCGCGGTAAACTGTATTTTTTAGCCTCGGATGCTCAGTATTTCGAAAAATACCGTACTCAACTCGATGAAGCACTTAATAACGGTGACCTGACCGCAGCCTACGATATTTATAATACGTTCCGCAAACGCTATCGGGAGCGGAGTAACTATATCACGAAGCTTTTGGCCAATCCAAAATTTGATTTTACAGTCGATGAGTCATTTAACACCGACCGTGAAAAAGCAACTTGGGCTAAAAATACCGAAGAACTGGATGAGATCTGGCGCAAATTGCTCAAAAACGAAGCCCTTGAGTTGAAGTTATCGGGCAAGGCCGATTCGTCGGTAGTAACCTTATTGAGAGATCGTTATAAAAACCGTGAACGTAATCTGGGACGTTTTCGCAGTGAGCAGGTATTTCAGATGTATATGAATGCCTTTTGTGAAGTCTTGGATCCGCACACCCGGTATTTTTCCCCCACCGATTCTGACCGTTTCAAACAGGATATGTACCAGGCCCTTGAAGGGATCGGTGCGGTGCTGCGTGAAGATGGCAACTACATCAAAGTAGTGGAGGTTGTTCCGGGTGGCCCGGCGTTCAAAGATAAGCGACTCAAAAAAGACGACCGGATCATTGGCGTAGCCCAGGGTGACGAAGGTAAGTTTGAAGACATAGTGGGTTGGTATGTAGATGATGCCGTGAAGAAAATCAAAGGAGCCAAAGGGACAACCGTACGCTTGCAGGTATTGGCCGGCGACGCACTGGCCAACGACCCGCCGAAAGAAATCCGGTTGGTACGGGAGAAAGTGAATTTGCAGACCTCACGCGCCAGAAAAGAGATCGTTACCCTCAATCAGAATAAGCACGATTACAAGATCGGTATCATTAATATCCCTTCGTTCTACCGGGATTTTGAAGGTGCCGGCAAGCGGGATAAAGATTTTGCCAGTACTACCCGCGACGTGCAGAAGATCATTGATTCGCTCAAAGCCGAAAACGTGGAAGGAATCGTGATCGACCTGCGCAACAACGGTGGCGGCTCGTTGACCGAGGCGATTTCATTGACCGGATTGTTTATTCCTAAAGGCCCCGTAGTGCAGGTTCGCGAGTCATCCGGTGATACGGAAGTCCAAACCGACCCGGATCCAAGCGTAACCTATGACGGTCCCATCGCTGTATTGATCAACCGCTTCAGTGCATCGGCTTCCGAAATTTTTGCAGCGGCCATTCAGGACTATAAACGCGGTATCATATTGGGCGAGCAGACCTACGGTAAAGGAACGGTACAAACTATGGTTGATTTGAACCAATGGATCAAAGATACCGATAAGTTGGGCCAGATAAATATTACCGTGGCGAAGTTTTACCGTATCAACGGAAGCAGCACCCAGCGTAAGGGTGTTTCACCTGATATAGAGTTTCCATCGGCTTTCAGTGCCGAGGAATACGGCGAAAGTTCACAACCCACCGCTTTGCCTTGGGACCAGATTGCAACTGCCCGTTTTGACTTGAGTAAGGCACTGAACGAAAAGCAGGTAGCCAAACTGAAGGAAAAATACCAGCAGCGTCTCAAATCGGAAACGGAGATGAAAACTTTCGTCGATGAGTTGGAACTGTTCCGCAAGGCGCGTGAAAATACCGTTGTCTCGTTGCAGGAAACCAAACGCAAGAAAGAACGTGAGGAAGCGGAGAAAAAACGCGCGGCCCTGAAAAAACTGGAAACGGAAGAAGAGGTGGACGATGACGAATCAACCACTCCCGCAAAGGCGGCTGATAAGAAGAAAAAGGACATTTATATGAACGAAACCAATCGGATTCTGGCAGATTATATTGCCCTTTCTAAATCACCGTCAGTAGCAAAACGATAA
- a CDS encoding NCS2 family permease: MLQRYFLLTQNGTSVRTEVIAGLSSFLATMYIIVVNPAILSQAGMPFGGVLTATVLLSFFCSLMMGLYARNPLLVAPGMGLNAFFTFAVVKGIGVPWQTALGAVFWAGILFLILSIFNVRTYIVQAIPKPLRYAISSGIGLFITLIGLTNAKFIVSNPATLVSIGNLKDPILLTFLLGLIITAILVVKKVQGGIVIGIVLTTLAAIPIGRWWGDASVVNFGQSTLVNWSGFWAAPDFSLLLQLDLTGSLTLALWPVIFAFAFTDLFDSLSTFVGVAEAANLHDENGDPRNIRQSLLTDAVATTLAGLLGTSPGTAYIESAVGIEQGGRTGLTAVVAAFLFLPFMFLSPLLSVIPGIATAPALILVGAFMMKPVTKIDWSRMDEAIPCLLALVLIPFSYSITQGIIFGFLSWTILKTAAGKGKEISLTLWVIDIFAVMSLVWGH; this comes from the coding sequence ATGCTCCAACGCTACTTTCTTCTCACTCAAAACGGCACGTCAGTGCGTACCGAGGTCATTGCCGGGCTTTCTTCATTTCTGGCCACCATGTATATCATTGTGGTCAACCCCGCCATTTTGAGTCAGGCAGGAATGCCGTTTGGCGGCGTATTGACGGCCACGGTTTTACTTTCCTTCTTTTGCAGCTTGATGATGGGCCTGTATGCGCGAAACCCGTTGCTTGTTGCGCCCGGCATGGGGCTGAATGCCTTTTTTACCTTTGCGGTAGTAAAAGGAATAGGCGTGCCGTGGCAAACCGCCTTGGGCGCTGTATTTTGGGCGGGGATTCTCTTTCTGATCTTGTCTATTTTTAACGTTCGTACCTACATTGTACAGGCCATTCCTAAGCCGTTACGTTACGCTATTTCTTCGGGCATCGGGCTTTTTATTACGTTGATCGGACTGACTAATGCCAAATTTATTGTGAGCAATCCTGCCACGCTGGTCAGTATCGGCAATCTAAAAGACCCGATTTTATTGACGTTTTTGTTGGGGTTGATTATTACCGCGATACTGGTGGTGAAAAAGGTGCAGGGCGGCATTGTCATCGGCATTGTGCTCACCACCTTAGCAGCTATTCCGATCGGGCGTTGGTGGGGCGATGCGTCGGTGGTTAATTTCGGTCAGTCTACGCTGGTCAACTGGAGTGGATTCTGGGCTGCACCGGATTTCAGCCTTTTGCTGCAATTGGATTTGACGGGCTCACTGACGTTGGCGCTTTGGCCCGTGATCTTTGCTTTTGCCTTTACTGACCTGTTTGACAGCCTTTCAACCTTTGTCGGAGTCGCCGAAGCCGCCAACCTCCACGACGAAAATGGCGACCCACGCAACATTCGACAGTCTCTTTTGACGGATGCCGTAGCCACTACCCTGGCGGGTTTGCTGGGAACCAGTCCCGGAACGGCGTACATTGAATCAGCCGTAGGCATTGAGCAGGGCGGGCGCACGGGCCTCACGGCAGTAGTGGCGGCATTCTTGTTCCTGCCCTTTATGTTCTTATCGCCATTGCTTTCAGTCATTCCGGGCATTGCCACTGCACCGGCCCTGATATTGGTGGGGGCGTTTATGATGAAACCCGTCACGAAGATAGATTGGAGCCGTATGGACGAAGCCATACCGTGTTTATTGGCATTGGTGTTGATTCCTTTCAGTTATTCGATCACGCAGGGAATTATCTTCGGTTTCTTAAGTTGGACCATTCTCAAAACCGCTGCCGGGAAAGGGAAGGAAATTTCACTAACACTTTGGGTTATTGATATTTTTGCCGTTATGTCTTTGGTGTGGGGGCATTGA
- a CDS encoding dihydrodipicolinate synthase family protein has translation MQNSLPQGFIPVMLTPFKENGDIDFDGLTQLTEFYLEAGAAGLFANCLSSEMYELSEEERLAITKHVVEVANGRVPVVATGTFGGPIAEQAEFAKKIFAMGIQAVIVITGLIAAADESDDVFMARMHELLRLTPGVTYGLYECPVPYKRLVSAANLGELAATGRVIYHKDTSLDLENVKAKIAATEGQVFGVYDAYMEHAAASLRAGSAGLSCIQGNFFPEVIVWLCKNVNEPAQQENVQRVQQLLIDTMPVIHYAYPTVAKYYLHRRGFPISLFTRRKVELLTEVEKVNADELMEIVTQLSDTIGIDTLTFS, from the coding sequence ATGCAAAATTCCCTTCCACAAGGTTTTATACCTGTTATGTTGACTCCCTTTAAAGAAAATGGAGACATTGATTTTGACGGATTGACCCAACTCACTGAATTTTATTTGGAGGCAGGGGCTGCCGGCTTATTTGCCAACTGCCTTTCTTCCGAAATGTATGAACTTAGTGAAGAAGAGCGTCTTGCCATCACCAAACATGTGGTGGAAGTGGCCAACGGGCGCGTTCCGGTGGTGGCGACGGGTACCTTTGGCGGACCTATTGCCGAACAGGCCGAGTTTGCCAAAAAGATTTTCGCGATGGGAATTCAGGCGGTGATCGTGATTACAGGTTTGATCGCGGCAGCCGATGAGTCTGACGACGTATTTATGGCGCGTATGCACGAGTTGCTAAGACTTACGCCCGGCGTTACTTATGGACTGTATGAGTGCCCGGTGCCTTATAAAAGGCTGGTTTCTGCCGCAAATTTGGGGGAACTGGCCGCTACGGGACGCGTGATCTACCATAAAGATACTTCGCTCGACCTCGAAAATGTCAAAGCCAAGATCGCCGCGACCGAAGGGCAGGTATTTGGGGTGTATGATGCGTATATGGAGCACGCCGCCGCTTCGTTGAGAGCAGGCTCGGCCGGGCTTTCGTGCATTCAGGGGAATTTCTTTCCGGAAGTGATCGTGTGGCTTTGCAAAAACGTCAACGAGCCTGCGCAGCAGGAAAATGTGCAGCGCGTGCAGCAGCTTTTGATTGACACCATGCCGGTGATTCACTATGCGTATCCGACCGTTGCCAAATATTATCTTCACCGGCGCGGTTTTCCGATTTCTTTATTTACCCGCCGCAAAGTGGAGTTGCTGACGGAAGTAGAAAAAGTCAATGCCGATGAATTGATGGAAATAGTGACGCAATTGTCAGACACGATCGGAATTGATACGCTGACGTTTTCCTGA
- a CDS encoding OPT family oligopeptide transporter yields the protein MEIKDFKAYVSNEQNMAEFTVKSVVVGILFGVLFGAATVYLSLKAGLSVSASIPIAVLAISLGRKYLGTTILENNIIQTTGSAGESIASGVVFTLPGFLFLSTTEEGKSIGADFFNYWTILTLAILGGILGTLMMIPLRRSLIVQEHGTLPYPEGTACGSVLIAGEKGGDLAKTAYQGLGLAMLYAFFQKILHVIAEVPRIASEQASKIFPSAVVSGEITPEYLGVGYIIGFRISAVLVGGGLLAWLGLIPLLATLVPGDTIAEQLIKLGYLKDLATSGGPGGWNPATHSFTDTAAAIYRAYIRQIGAGAVAAGGFMALLKSIPTIISSFQQSLASMKAGNEGARVRTERDLSFKVVIFGCLALVILMVILPQIPGDGLLTKLLIAVLVVVFGFFFVTVASRIVGIIGSSSSPVSGMTIATIMATSLVFIGFGLTGKLYEPAVLVIGGMICIAAANAGNTSQDLKTGYLVGATPKYQQIALFIGVIVSSLVIGATVKLLDTPTPDLVAQGVKHAIGTDKFPAPQGTLMATLIKGLLSFNLDWQFVLVGVFTAITIEIMGVNALSFAVGLYLPLSTTLPIFAGGCVKAFVNWNAKRKGVEEEDPDLGKGNLFSTGLVAGGALAGVVVALLSVNDSIFNALAKINLEPVLASVIGEGGYQLLGALVFAAMGAVLYRVAMKR from the coding sequence ATGGAAATCAAGGATTTTAAAGCCTACGTGTCCAATGAGCAAAACATGGCCGAATTTACCGTTAAGTCGGTCGTGGTGGGTATTTTATTCGGCGTTCTTTTTGGCGCTGCCACCGTGTACTTATCGCTCAAAGCGGGACTGTCGGTGTCGGCTTCCATTCCCATTGCGGTCCTTGCGATCTCACTTGGACGTAAGTATTTAGGAACGACCATTTTGGAAAATAATATCATTCAAACCACCGGTTCAGCGGGCGAATCCATTGCGTCGGGGGTGGTGTTTACCCTGCCCGGTTTTCTTTTCTTATCCACTACCGAAGAAGGCAAAAGCATCGGAGCTGATTTTTTCAATTATTGGACCATTCTGACCTTGGCGATATTGGGCGGGATTTTGGGTACGCTCATGATGATCCCGTTGCGGCGGTCACTTATCGTGCAGGAACACGGCACACTGCCTTACCCCGAAGGAACGGCCTGCGGCTCGGTGTTGATTGCGGGCGAAAAAGGCGGTGATTTGGCCAAAACCGCTTATCAGGGCTTAGGACTGGCGATGCTGTATGCGTTCTTTCAGAAAATCCTGCACGTGATTGCCGAAGTGCCCCGGATTGCTTCAGAGCAGGCGAGTAAGATTTTTCCGTCGGCGGTGGTCAGCGGTGAAATTACGCCCGAATATTTGGGTGTGGGATACATCATCGGATTTCGGATTTCGGCGGTGTTGGTCGGAGGCGGTCTGTTGGCTTGGTTGGGGTTGATCCCGCTTTTGGCAACGCTCGTCCCCGGTGATACCATCGCCGAACAATTGATAAAACTCGGTTATCTTAAAGACCTCGCTACGTCGGGCGGCCCGGGGGGATGGAATCCGGCAACGCACAGCTTTACCGATACGGCGGCCGCCATTTATCGCGCGTATATTCGCCAGATCGGCGCGGGTGCCGTGGCGGCGGGTGGTTTTATGGCTTTGTTAAAAAGTATTCCTACGATTATTTCTTCATTTCAGCAAAGTCTGGCTTCGATGAAAGCCGGCAATGAAGGCGCTCGTGTGCGCACAGAGCGGGATTTATCGTTTAAAGTGGTCATTTTCGGTTGTTTGGCGTTGGTGATATTGATGGTAATTTTACCCCAAATCCCCGGCGATGGTTTATTGACAAAGCTGCTGATTGCTGTTCTGGTAGTGGTATTCGGTTTTTTCTTTGTGACGGTCGCGAGTCGGATCGTGGGAATTATCGGTTCAAGTTCATCGCCCGTTTCGGGGATGACCATTGCCACCATTATGGCAACGTCGCTGGTATTCATTGGGTTTGGGTTAACGGGTAAACTATACGAGCCGGCAGTGTTGGTGATCGGTGGGATGATCTGTATTGCCGCTGCCAATGCAGGAAATACGTCGCAGGATTTAAAAACGGGGTATTTGGTCGGTGCTACGCCTAAATATCAGCAAATAGCACTGTTTATCGGAGTGATTGTGTCATCGTTGGTGATTGGGGCAACGGTCAAATTGCTTGATACTCCCACGCCCGATTTGGTGGCGCAGGGAGTAAAACACGCCATCGGGACCGATAAATTTCCCGCTCCGCAGGGGACCCTCATGGCGACCCTTATCAAAGGATTATTGTCGTTTAACTTAGATTGGCAATTTGTGTTGGTCGGTGTTTTTACGGCCATTACCATCGAAATTATGGGCGTCAATGCCCTGTCCTTTGCGGTAGGGTTGTACCTTCCTCTTTCGACGACGCTACCCATCTTTGCGGGCGGTTGCGTGAAAGCCTTTGTCAACTGGAATGCCAAACGAAAAGGCGTTGAAGAAGAAGACCCTGATTTGGGAAAAGGGAATCTCTTTTCAACGGGTTTGGTGGCGGGCGGTGCTTTGGCGGGCGTAGTAGTAGCCTTGCTGTCGGTCAATGATTCTATTTTCAATGCTTTAGCCAAGATAAATCTCGAACCCGTTTTGGCGTCGGTTATCGGTGAAGGAGGCTATCAACTTTTGGGGGCATTAGTATTTGCAGCCATGGGAGCGGTGCTGTACCGGGTAGCCATGAAGCGATAA
- a CDS encoding glycoside hydrolase family 127 protein, translated as MKSCFSSALLVVLVIHGAIAQRQISPVNFSKVTVKDFFWKPRIEKVHSATLPVCITYTEDSTARIRNFENAALRSGKHKGIYFDDSDVYKVIEGIAYTLKTTPDKVLEAKTDAWIDKIAAAQLPDGYLNTYYTLVGLEKRWTDMEKHEDYCLGHLIEGAVAYFDATGKRKLLDVSIRFANHFDSTFRLQNKPWVTGHQELELALVKLYHTTRNDRYLKLADWLIEQRGKGHGRGQIWTDKYFDGARYCQDDVPVREMTDIKGHAVRAMYLYTGMADVAAETGDRGYTQALEKVWADVVERNMYITGGIGSSTKNEGFTVDYDLPNESAYCETCASVGMVFWNQRMNLYSGEAKYVDVLERSLYNGALAGVQLTGNLFFYVNPLASFGLHHRRPWYGTACCPSNVSRLMPSVGGYIYNTSENTLWVNLYVGSETEVMLGNHKVKFAKKTNYPWAGEVEIKAIPDSSKADFALKLRIPAWCDKYTVEINGKPVEKLTVDKGYVTVARTWAKNDVLKLRMDMPVKVVAADPRVKANEGKRAIQRGPLVYCVEEQDNRHLDYDQILLSKKTQFSTTFEPTLLGGVTTIKAQNGNENFTLIPYYSWDNRQAGRMKVWMDWKGK; from the coding sequence ATGAAATCCTGTTTTTCTTCGGCATTGCTTGTTGTTTTGGTGATTCACGGTGCCATTGCCCAGCGTCAAATTTCGCCCGTTAATTTCTCCAAAGTCACCGTCAAAGACTTCTTTTGGAAGCCCCGGATCGAAAAAGTGCATTCTGCGACGTTGCCCGTTTGTATCACTTACACGGAAGACTCCACGGCGCGTATTCGAAATTTTGAAAATGCGGCTCTTCGAAGCGGTAAGCACAAAGGCATTTATTTTGATGATTCGGACGTGTATAAAGTGATTGAAGGAATTGCCTATACCCTCAAGACCACGCCCGATAAAGTGTTGGAAGCCAAAACTGATGCATGGATTGATAAAATTGCGGCGGCTCAGCTTCCCGATGGTTACCTGAATACCTATTACACATTGGTCGGGCTGGAAAAACGCTGGACCGACATGGAAAAGCACGAGGATTATTGCCTCGGGCATTTGATCGAAGGTGCCGTAGCTTATTTTGATGCGACGGGAAAACGAAAACTGCTGGATGTTTCCATCCGATTTGCCAATCATTTTGATTCCACCTTTCGCCTGCAAAATAAACCCTGGGTTACGGGGCATCAGGAGTTGGAACTGGCCTTGGTAAAACTGTATCATACCACCCGCAACGACCGCTACCTTAAACTGGCCGATTGGCTCATCGAACAGCGCGGAAAAGGGCACGGGCGCGGTCAGATTTGGACCGATAAGTACTTTGACGGAGCCCGTTATTGCCAGGATGATGTGCCGGTACGCGAAATGACCGATATCAAAGGCCACGCCGTACGGGCCATGTATCTTTACACGGGCATGGCCGATGTGGCCGCCGAAACGGGCGACCGTGGCTACACGCAGGCGCTTGAAAAAGTATGGGCCGATGTCGTAGAGCGTAACATGTACATTACGGGCGGAATCGGTTCGTCTACCAAAAACGAAGGCTTTACGGTGGATTACGATTTGCCCAATGAATCAGCTTATTGTGAAACCTGTGCTTCGGTAGGAATGGTTTTCTGGAATCAACGGATGAATCTGTATTCCGGGGAAGCCAAATACGTGGATGTGTTGGAGCGCTCGCTTTATAACGGAGCATTGGCGGGTGTTCAATTGACCGGAAACCTGTTTTTTTACGTAAACCCGCTGGCTTCGTTTGGTTTGCACCACCGTCGCCCGTGGTATGGAACGGCCTGCTGCCCCAGCAATGTATCGCGGTTAATGCCTTCGGTAGGAGGGTATATTTACAATACTTCTGAAAATACCTTGTGGGTCAATCTGTATGTTGGCAGTGAAACCGAAGTGATGTTGGGAAATCATAAAGTAAAATTTGCCAAAAAAACCAACTATCCGTGGGCGGGTGAAGTGGAAATCAAAGCGATTCCCGACAGCAGTAAAGCTGATTTTGCGTTGAAACTGCGTATTCCGGCTTGGTGCGATAAATACACGGTTGAAATCAACGGAAAACCGGTGGAGAAGCTGACGGTCGATAAAGGCTACGTGACGGTAGCGCGGACATGGGCAAAAAATGATGTTCTCAAGCTCCGCATGGATATGCCCGTCAAAGTGGTTGCAGCTGACCCGCGCGTGAAAGCCAATGAAGGAAAAAGGGCTATTCAGCGCGGACCGTTGGTGTATTGTGTGGAAGAGCAGGATAATCGTCATTTGGATTATGACCAAATCCTGCTGTCAAAGAAAACGCAGTTCAGCACCACGTTTGAGCCGACACTTTTAGGAGGGGTCACCACGATCAAAGCTCAAAACGGTAACGAGAATTTTACGCTTATTCCGTATTATTCCTGGGATAACCGTCAGGCAGGGCGTATGAAAGTATGGATGGATTGGAAAGGAAAGTGA
- the xylA gene encoding xylose isomerase — MSLTLGNTEYFKGISKIQFEGRESDNPLAFKWYDENRLVGGKTMKEHLRFAVAYWHTFCGTGADPFGPGTKVFAWDLHDDAVQRAKDKMDAAFEFITKLGVPYYCFHDLDLVDEGPTISEYERRMQAIVDYAKGKQAESGVKLLWGTANVFSNPRYMNGASTNPDFNVVAHAGVQVKTAIDATIALGGENYVFWGGREGYMTLLNTNMKRELDHLGQFLTIARDYARKNGFKGTFFIEPKPCEPTKHQYDYDSATVIGFLREYGLDKDFQLNIEVNHATLAGHTFQHELQVAADAGMLGSIDANRGDYQNGWDTDQFPINLSELTEAMLVILEAGGIKAGGINFDAKTRRNSTDLEDIFIAHIGGMDAFARALVISNDILEKSSYKKLRTERYASFNSGAGKKFEEGELTLEDLHSFAIAAGAPKQISGKQELFENILNQYI, encoded by the coding sequence ATGTCCCTAACACTCGGAAATACCGAATATTTCAAAGGCATCTCCAAAATTCAGTTTGAAGGTCGTGAATCTGACAACCCGCTGGCCTTCAAGTGGTACGACGAAAACCGTCTCGTTGGCGGAAAGACCATGAAAGAGCATTTGCGTTTTGCCGTTGCTTATTGGCATACCTTCTGCGGCACAGGTGCCGATCCTTTCGGACCGGGCACGAAAGTATTTGCGTGGGATTTACACGATGACGCGGTACAGCGAGCCAAAGACAAAATGGACGCCGCTTTTGAATTCATCACTAAGCTGGGCGTTCCTTATTACTGTTTTCACGATCTTGACTTAGTGGATGAAGGCCCAACCATCAGCGAATACGAGCGCCGTATGCAGGCCATTGTAGACTATGCCAAAGGTAAACAGGCCGAAAGTGGTGTAAAATTATTATGGGGTACAGCCAACGTATTCTCAAACCCGCGTTACATGAACGGTGCCTCTACCAACCCTGATTTTAACGTAGTAGCTCATGCAGGCGTGCAGGTAAAAACTGCCATTGATGCCACGATCGCCTTAGGCGGTGAAAATTACGTATTTTGGGGAGGACGTGAAGGCTACATGACCTTGCTGAATACCAATATGAAGCGCGAACTTGACCACCTTGGACAATTCCTGACCATAGCACGTGATTATGCCCGTAAGAATGGTTTTAAGGGAACGTTCTTTATTGAGCCCAAGCCTTGCGAGCCTACCAAACACCAATATGATTATGACTCTGCGACCGTGATCGGCTTCCTGCGTGAATATGGCCTGGACAAAGACTTCCAGTTAAATATTGAAGTAAACCACGCGACATTGGCCGGACACACGTTCCAGCACGAGCTACAGGTAGCCGCCGATGCCGGTATGCTGGGCAGCATCGACGCCAACCGCGGTGACTATCAAAACGGCTGGGATACCGATCAGTTCCCGATCAATTTAAGTGAGTTGACCGAGGCCATGCTGGTTATTCTTGAAGCAGGCGGCATCAAAGCCGGAGGGATCAACTTCGACGCCAAAACCCGTCGTAACTCCACCGATCTTGAAGATATTTTCATTGCGCACATCGGTGGAATGGATGCCTTTGCCCGTGCACTCGTGATCTCTAATGATATTCTGGAAAAATCATCCTACAAAAAACTTCGTACCGAGCGTTACGCTTCGTTCAACAGCGGTGCCGGCAAGAAATTTGAAGAAGGTGAGTTGACGTTGGAAGATCTGCACAGCTTCGCCATTGCGGCCGGTGCGCCGAAACAGATCAGCGGCAAGCAGGAGCTGTTTGAAAATATCCTGAATCAGTATATTTAA
- a CDS encoding (2Fe-2S) ferredoxin domain-containing protein: MKYKKHVFICTNQKDGGKKCCGAEHGAALVDAFKTSLKEKNLHIDIRAQKSGCLDVCAFGPALVVYPEGVFYGKVELADVEEIIESHLINDVPVERLALKF; encoded by the coding sequence ATGAAATACAAAAAGCACGTTTTTATTTGTACCAATCAAAAAGATGGCGGCAAAAAATGCTGCGGAGCCGAGCATGGTGCCGCACTGGTGGATGCCTTCAAAACATCACTGAAAGAGAAAAATCTGCATATTGATATCCGCGCCCAAAAATCGGGTTGTTTGGATGTCTGTGCTTTCGGACCCGCGTTAGTCGTGTATCCGGAAGGGGTCTTTTACGGGAAAGTTGAACTCGCCGATGTAGAAGAGATCATTGAAAGTCATTTGATCAACGATGTTCCGGTAGAACGCCTGGCGTTGAAATTCTAA